In a single window of the Chondrocystis sp. NIES-4102 genome:
- a CDS encoding ATP-grasp domain protein, protein MELLEYQAKELFRMVGIPILPSQTIKDARKIKQLEIPYPVVLKSQVRSGGRGKAGGVRFVANTIDAIAATRTIFNLSILGEYPEVILAEAHYNAQRELFLAIVLDYDLQCPVLLGSAFGGMNVDSLLSNLQQVVIDGDFSLFEARRLAANMGLTGKLICSVSEIIAKMHYLFQNYDLDLVEINPLGINREEELMALDGKITINDYALARQPIIESLSFSRYQQKISKEILQQHDYQANISWRWLDWHNSCGKIAIISNSVDSALLIWDLLHQNNITPACGVIIENSLGEESGDLEVYQEQIGQILPQVASIKGVEAILVNILATDPVSRAIVLAIADHYESLKSDLSPSIELDQQLRETKSLVLAPQLILRVLHEDHFEDITCEYLSLTNSLEAAISQAIAILAIPRDSDPDTGVPTVKSK, encoded by the coding sequence ATGGAATTATTAGAATATCAGGCTAAAGAACTATTCCGCATGGTAGGTATTCCTATTTTACCTTCTCAGACTATTAAAGATGCGAGAAAAATTAAGCAATTAGAAATTCCCTATCCTGTAGTATTAAAGTCGCAAGTAAGATCTGGGGGGAGAGGGAAAGCTGGGGGAGTGCGTTTTGTAGCTAATACAATCGATGCGATCGCTGCTACGCGAACTATTTTTAATCTTTCTATTTTGGGGGAATATCCAGAAGTTATTTTAGCTGAAGCCCATTATAACGCTCAAAGGGAGTTGTTTCTGGCAATTGTTTTGGACTACGATTTGCAATGTCCAGTTTTATTGGGTTCTGCCTTTGGAGGTATGAATGTAGATTCATTATTATCTAATTTACAACAGGTGGTAATTGATGGTGATTTTTCTTTATTTGAAGCTCGCCGTCTAGCTGCTAACATGGGGTTGACAGGTAAGTTAATTTGTTCGGTAAGTGAAATTATCGCTAAAATGCACTATTTGTTTCAAAATTATGACCTGGATTTGGTTGAGATTAATCCTTTGGGGATAAATAGGGAAGAGGAGTTGATGGCATTAGATGGCAAAATAACTATTAATGATTATGCTCTAGCAAGACAACCAATCATCGAAAGCTTAAGTTTTTCTAGATATCAACAAAAAATTAGCAAGGAAATTCTCCAGCAGCATGATTATCAAGCTAATATTAGTTGGCGTTGGTTAGATTGGCACAATTCTTGTGGGAAAATCGCCATAATCTCTAATAGTGTTGATTCTGCCCTATTGATTTGGGATTTGTTACATCAAAACAATATAACCCCTGCTTGTGGTGTAATAATTGAAAATAGTTTGGGTGAGGAATCTGGCGATTTAGAGGTATATCAAGAACAAATAGGACAAATTCTGCCACAAGTAGCCTCAATAAAAGGAGTTGAAGCTATTTTAGTCAATATTTTAGCGACAGATCCAGTCAGTCGTGCAATAGTTTTGGCGATCGCTGATCACTATGAGTCTTTAAAGTCAGATTTATCTCCATCAATAGAATTAGATCAACAGTTGAGGGAAACAAAATCTCTTGTTTTAGCCCCACAATTGATTTTACGAGTGTTACATGAGGATCATTTTGAAGATATAACTTGCGAATATTTATCTTTAACTAACAGTTTAGAAGCAGCCATTTCCCAAGCAATAGCAATACTTGCCATCCCCAGGGATAGCGATCCAGATACAGGTGTCCCTACGGTAAAATCCAAATAA
- a CDS encoding CoA-binding domain protein has protein sequence MNLSPSSNVIIQGINESPATFYAWQMRSLGTNIVAGISPGYGGTEVEGIPVFDLVDQALTQVGKIDLSLIFVHPYQVLDAAKEAIAAGIQQIIIFTPQVPPLDTIELVKAAKASNTLVLGPGSHGIMIPQQASFGTLAPQFCHPGDIGLIGTSDYLCYEVALELNQANLGQSIIVSLGKERIMGSSLLQWLKILNEDPKTSAIVCIAQQLKETEAIVSLGNNHVYNKPIIVYLAGLKTPQEKVLYDAFTIISSHLSDSIPAVDQQRQTIKKLQKAGIMVAKRLDEIPTIVKSAYQDSLKQ, from the coding sequence ATGAATTTGTCTCCCTCCAGCAACGTTATTATCCAAGGAATTAACGAATCTCCAGCTACTTTTTACGCTTGGCAAATGCGATCGCTTGGGACTAATATTGTCGCAGGTATAAGTCCTGGTTATGGCGGTACAGAAGTAGAAGGTATTCCTGTATTTGATTTGGTAGATCAAGCGTTAACTCAGGTAGGCAAAATTGATTTAAGTCTGATTTTTGTCCATCCTTATCAAGTATTAGATGCAGCAAAAGAGGCGATCGCAGCAGGTATTCAACAAATTATTATTTTTACTCCCCAAGTCCCACCCTTAGATACTATTGAATTAGTGAAGGCAGCTAAAGCTAGTAATACTTTAGTATTGGGGCCAGGTAGTCATGGTATTATGATTCCGCAACAAGCCAGTTTTGGCACATTAGCACCTCAGTTTTGTCACCCAGGAGATATAGGATTAATTGGTACAAGTGATTATTTATGCTATGAAGTGGCTTTGGAATTAAATCAGGCAAACCTAGGACAGTCGATAATTGTTAGCTTGGGCAAAGAAAGGATTATGGGTTCAAGTTTACTACAATGGTTAAAAATCCTGAATGAAGATCCCAAAACAAGTGCGATCGTTTGTATAGCACAACAACTTAAGGAAACAGAAGCAATTGTTAGTCTCGGTAACAATCATGTTTATAATAAACCCATCATTGTTTATTTGGCAGGATTAAAAACTCCCCAAGAAAAAGTTCTCTACGATGCCTTCACAATTATTAGTAGTCATTTATCTGATTCAATTCCCGCAGTAGATCAGCAACGCCAAACCATCAAAAAGCTACAAAAAGCAGGAATTATGGTAGCTAAAAGATTAGATGAAATACCAACGATCGTCAAAAGCGCGTATCAAGATAGCTTAAAACAATAA
- a CDS encoding O-methyltransferase family protein → MNQKSLGLDSRLYQYLLSVSLREAEVLTQLRQENNRHPMSIMQISPDQGQFIALLVKLLKAKKTLDIGVFTGYSSLVVALALPEDGQVIACDRDPEATAIARRYWQAAGVEHKIDFRLAPAIDTLEELISQGEAETFDFAFIDADKRNYPNYYELALTLLRPGGMIAIDNVLWSGNVADPLDTDKRTLAIREFNQQVHQDHRVEISMLAIADGLTLALKL, encoded by the coding sequence ATGAATCAAAAAAGTTTGGGATTAGATAGTCGTTTATATCAATACCTCTTATCAGTTTCGTTGCGAGAAGCAGAGGTTTTAACACAATTAAGGCAAGAAAATAATCGCCATCCCATGAGTATTATGCAAATATCGCCAGATCAAGGACAGTTTATAGCCTTGTTGGTGAAATTATTAAAAGCCAAAAAAACTCTAGATATTGGGGTCTTTACAGGATATAGTTCCTTAGTAGTAGCTTTAGCCTTACCTGAAGATGGTCAAGTTATCGCTTGCGATCGCGATCCTGAAGCTACAGCGATCGCCCGTCGTTATTGGCAAGCAGCAGGGGTAGAACATAAGATTGATTTTCGTCTAGCCCCAGCTATAGATACTTTGGAGGAGTTAATTAGTCAGGGGGAAGCAGAAACTTTTGATTTTGCCTTTATTGATGCTGATAAACGAAATTATCCTAATTACTATGAATTAGCTTTAACTCTATTACGCCCTGGTGGCATGATAGCTATAGATAATGTCTTGTGGTCTGGAAATGTTGCCGATCCCTTAGATACAGATAAAAGAACCCTTGCCATTCGTGAATTTAATCAACAAGTACATCAAGATCACAGGGTAGAAATTAGTATGCTGGCGATCGCGGATGGGTTAACTTTGGCACTGAAACTTTAG
- a CDS encoding phosphoglycerate kinase yields the protein MAKKTVASLTEADVSGKRVLVRADFNVPLDDSGKITDDTRIKAALPTINDLTSKGAKVILCSHMGRPKGEAKDKLRLTPVAERLSELLGQDVTKCDDCIGDSVASTVEGMSNGQVILLENLRFHNEEEANDPEFAKQLAANADLYVNDAFGTAHRAHASTEGVTHYLSPSVAGYLIEKELDYLQDAVDNPKRPLAAIIGGSKVSSKIGVIETLLDKCDKLLIGGGMIFTFYKARGLKVGKSLVEEDKLELAKSLEAKAKEKGVELLLPTDVVVADNFAADANSQTVSINDIPDGWMGLDIGPDSIKVFQDALADCNAVIWNGPMGVFEFDKFAAGTEAIAHTLAGKSDAVTIIGGGDSVAAVEKVGVADKMSHISTGGGASLELLEGKTLPGIVALNDA from the coding sequence GTGGCAAAGAAAACTGTCGCGAGTTTAACAGAAGCAGATGTTTCTGGAAAAAGGGTTTTAGTAAGAGCAGATTTTAATGTTCCTTTAGACGATAGTGGCAAAATTACAGATGATACTCGTATTAAGGCTGCTTTACCAACTATCAATGATTTGACTAGCAAAGGAGCTAAAGTTATCCTATGCAGTCATATGGGTCGTCCTAAAGGCGAAGCAAAAGATAAATTACGTTTAACTCCTGTTGCAGAAAGATTGTCTGAATTATTAGGACAAGATGTAACTAAGTGTGATGACTGTATTGGTGATAGCGTAGCCTCTACTGTTGAGGGAATGAGCAACGGTCAAGTAATTCTTTTAGAGAACTTACGTTTTCATAATGAAGAAGAAGCAAACGATCCCGAATTTGCCAAACAATTAGCTGCTAATGCTGACTTATATGTTAATGACGCATTTGGTACTGCTCACCGCGCCCATGCTTCAACTGAAGGGGTGACTCACTACCTAAGTCCTAGTGTTGCTGGATACTTAATTGAAAAAGAACTAGATTATCTTCAAGATGCAGTAGATAACCCCAAACGTCCTTTAGCAGCAATTATCGGTGGTTCAAAAGTTTCTAGTAAAATTGGGGTAATTGAAACCTTATTAGATAAGTGTGACAAGCTGCTAATTGGTGGCGGTATGATTTTCACTTTCTATAAAGCACGTGGGTTAAAAGTTGGTAAGTCTTTAGTTGAAGAAGACAAATTAGAATTAGCTAAATCTTTAGAAGCAAAAGCCAAAGAAAAAGGAGTTGAACTACTTCTACCAACTGATGTAGTAGTTGCTGATAACTTTGCTGCTGATGCCAACTCTCAAACTGTCAGTATTAACGATATTCCCGATGGCTGGATGGGACTAGACATTGGCCCTGACTCGATCAAAGTATTCCAAGACGCGCTAGCAGACTGCAATGCTGTAATTTGGAATGGCCCTATGGGAGTATTTGAGTTTGATAAATTTGCTGCTGGTACAGAAGCGATCGCTCATACTTTAGCAGGAAAATCCGATGCTGTTACAATTATCGGTGGCGGTGACTCGGTTGCAGCAGTGGAAAAAGTAGGTGTAGCTGATAAAATGAGCCATATTTCTACTGGTGGTGGTGCAAGTTTAGAGTTATTGGAAGGTAAAACTCTACCTGGTATTGTTGCTCTTAATGATGCTTAA
- a CDS encoding ArsR family transcriptional regulator, giving the protein MQITIQDSSKIAEGFRALSDPLRLQVIELLRSQELCVCELCEKLTVNQSKLSFHLKNLKEANLINSRQDGRWMYYSLNLAQFIILERYIAEFRRLGEIVPSRSCD; this is encoded by the coding sequence ATGCAGATAACTATTCAAGACTCAAGTAAAATCGCTGAGGGTTTTCGCGCTCTTTCTGATCCTTTGAGGTTACAAGTAATTGAGTTATTACGTTCTCAGGAATTGTGCGTTTGCGAGCTATGCGAAAAATTAACTGTTAATCAATCTAAATTGTCTTTCCATCTTAAGAATCTTAAAGAAGCTAATTTAATTAACTCTCGCCAAGATGGACGTTGGATGTATTACAGTCTAAATTTAGCTCAATTTATAATTTTAGAGCGATATATAGCAGAATTTCGCCGTTTAGGTGAGATTGTTCCTAGCAGAAGCTGTGATTAA
- a CDS encoding phosphate binding protein, whose translation MNVQDKSLATLAISTVLLAISPPLASQETESIKIDGSSTVYPLTQKIVEEHQIQKKQSLDIKVEFSGTSGGFDKFCRNASRPIQLEEMQACDNGKVRYIELPIAFDALRVVVNPQNNWLESITVDELAKIWSPDAEGKITRWNQIRPDFPDQPLNLYSQ comes from the coding sequence ATGAATGTTCAAGATAAAAGTTTAGCAACTTTAGCAATAAGTACAGTATTATTAGCAATTTCCCCTCCCCTTGCTTCACAGGAAACCGAATCAATCAAAATTGATGGATCTAGTACTGTCTATCCGCTCACACAAAAAATAGTCGAAGAGCATCAAATTCAGAAAAAACAATCCTTAGATATTAAAGTAGAATTTTCTGGCACAAGTGGTGGTTTTGATAAGTTTTGCCGTAATGCCTCGCGTCCGATCCAGTTAGAGGAAATGCAGGCTTGCGATAATGGAAAAGTCCGTTATATAGAATTACCGATCGCTTTTGACGCGCTGAGGGTAGTAGTTAATCCGCAAAATAATTGGCTTGAGAGTATTACTGTAGACGAATTAGCTAAGATTTGGTCGCCTGATGCTGAGGGAAAAATTACCCGTTGGAATCAAATTAGACCCGATTTTCCTGATCAACCATTAAATCTTTATTCACAGTAG
- a CDS encoding phosphate binding protein, which yields MGYFGLAYYEQKASQMRAIAIDSGKGAVLPTRETVEQAEYQPLSRPLFIYINAASAQKNKALREFIDFYLDQALLVGEVAYVPLLLEAYHIDKVTFDKGEVGTVFEGKSQFNLTIPELLRKQAQF from the coding sequence TTGGGTTATTTTGGTTTAGCTTATTATGAACAAAAAGCTAGCCAAATGAGAGCGATCGCTATTGATAGTGGAAAAGGTGCGGTCTTACCAACTAGAGAAACCGTCGAACAAGCAGAATACCAACCTTTATCAAGACCTCTATTTATTTATATTAATGCTGCCTCTGCACAGAAAAATAAGGCTTTAAGAGAATTTATTGATTTTTATTTAGATCAAGCACTATTAGTGGGTGAAGTAGCTTATGTACCTTTGCTCCTAGAAGCTTATCACATCGACAAGGTGACATTTGATAAAGGCGAGGTTGGGACAGTATTTGAGGGTAAATCTCAATTTAATTTAACTATTCCCGAATTATTACGCAAACAAGCCCAATTTTAA
- a CDS encoding arsenical-resistance protein produces MNQHSSKINAKAVKAGSQLSFFEKYLTVWVALCIIAGIALGKIFPGVAQSLDGMSVHNVSIPIAICLFFMMYPIMVKIDFSQAKQAARSPKPVLLTLVVNWLIKPFTMVAFAQFFLGWLFQSFLSSTEMIRGTEVSLANSYIAGTILLGIAPCTAMVLMWGYLSYSNQGHTLVMVAVNSLAMLFLYAPLGRWLLAANNLTVPWETIVLSVLIYVGLPLIAGIFTRYWIFKYKGRRWFEEKFLHYLSPIAIAALLLTLVLLFAFKGELIVKNPLHIVLIAIPLFLQTNFIFLITYVAALKLGFDYEDAAPAALIGASNHFEVAIATAVVLFGLNSGAALATVVGVLIEVPVMLMLVEVCKLTANWFPRQPEKATLLDPRCARPFQSP; encoded by the coding sequence ATGAATCAACACAGTAGCAAGATAAATGCCAAAGCGGTTAAAGCTGGTAGCCAATTGAGTTTTTTTGAGAAATACTTAACTGTTTGGGTTGCTCTTTGTATTATCGCAGGCATTGCATTAGGTAAAATCTTTCCAGGGGTGGCTCAATCTTTAGATGGGATGAGTGTTCATAACGTGTCCATTCCGATCGCGATATGTCTATTTTTTATGATGTATCCGATCATGGTTAAGATAGACTTTTCCCAAGCCAAACAAGCAGCGCGATCGCCCAAACCTGTACTATTAACTTTAGTAGTAAATTGGTTGATTAAGCCTTTTACTATGGTGGCATTTGCCCAATTTTTCCTAGGTTGGTTATTCCAGTCTTTCTTATCATCAACGGAAATGATTAGGGGGACAGAAGTTAGTTTAGCTAATTCTTATATTGCAGGGACTATCTTACTAGGAATTGCTCCCTGTACGGCAATGGTGCTGATGTGGGGTTATTTATCCTACAGTAACCAAGGACATACTTTAGTCATGGTAGCAGTTAATTCCTTGGCGATGCTGTTTTTATATGCACCTCTGGGTAGATGGTTGCTGGCTGCTAATAATTTAACCGTACCTTGGGAAACCATAGTCCTGTCAGTATTAATTTATGTTGGGTTACCATTAATAGCAGGAATTTTTACCCGTTATTGGATCTTTAAATATAAAGGGAGACGTTGGTTTGAAGAAAAATTTTTACACTACCTTTCCCCCATTGCGATCGCAGCTTTATTATTAACTTTAGTACTGTTGTTTGCCTTTAAAGGCGAATTGATTGTTAAAAATCCCCTACACATAGTTTTAATTGCCATACCCTTATTTCTACAAACCAATTTTATTTTCCTCATTACCTATGTTGCAGCTTTAAAACTAGGATTTGACTATGAAGATGCAGCCCCAGCAGCCCTAATTGGCGCGAGTAACCATTTTGAAGTAGCGATCGCCACCGCCGTTGTTTTATTTGGTTTAAATTCAGGCGCAGCCCTAGCTACAGTGGTCGGAGTTCTAATAGAAGTACCAGTAATGTTGATGTTAGTAGAAGTCTGTAAACTTACTGCTAACTGGTTTCCCAGACAGCCAGAAAAAGCAACTTTACTAGATCCCCGTTGTGCAAGACCATTTCAAAGCCCTTAA
- a CDS encoding arsenate reductase, glutathione/glutaredoxin type has translation MKKVMFVCKRNSCRSQMAEGFAKTLGAGKIEVTSSGLEASRVHPTAIEVMSEIGIDISDQTSDPLSNFKADDYDAVISMCGCGTSLPPEWVRQEVFEDWELDDPDGQPLETFHRVRDEIKDRVTKLINQLN, from the coding sequence ATGAAAAAAGTCATGTTCGTCTGTAAAAGAAATTCCTGTCGTTCCCAAATGGCAGAAGGATTTGCCAAAACCCTAGGCGCAGGTAAAATCGAAGTCACATCTTCTGGTTTAGAAGCAAGTCGAGTCCATCCTACCGCAATAGAAGTAATGTCGGAAATTGGAATTGATATTAGCGATCAAACCTCCGATCCTTTATCTAACTTCAAAGCTGATGATTACGATGCGGTAATTTCCATGTGTGGTTGTGGTACAAGTTTACCTCCAGAATGGGTAAGACAAGAAGTATTTGAAGATTGGGAATTAGATGATCCTGACGGACAACCGCTTGAAACCTTTCACCGTGTCAGGGACGAAATTAAAGATCGTGTCACTAAATTAATTAACCAACTCAATTAA
- the psbA3_1 gene encoding photosystem II D1 protein, producing the protein MTTTLQQRETRGAWENFCSWVTSTNNRIYVGWFGVLMIPTLLAATTCFLIAFVAAPPVDIDGIREPVAGSLIYGNNIISGAVVPSSNAIGLHFYPIWEAASLDEWLYNGGPYQLIIFHFLIGVFCYMGRQWELSYRLGMRPWICVAYSAPVSAATAVFLIYPLGQGSFSDGMPLGISGTFNFMLVFQAEHNILMHPFHMLGVAGVFGGSLFSAMHGSLVTSSLVRETTETESQNYGYKFGQEEETYNIVAAHGYFGRLIFQYASFNNSRSLHFFLGAWPVIGIWFTAMGISTMAFNLNGFNFNQSIMDSQGRVVNTWADILNRANLGFEVMHERNAHNFPLDLASGETAPVALTAPAING; encoded by the coding sequence ATGACAACTACATTACAGCAACGCGAAACACGCGGAGCATGGGAAAACTTCTGTAGTTGGGTAACAAGCACCAATAACCGCATTTATGTAGGTTGGTTCGGTGTGTTGATGATCCCAACACTACTAGCTGCGACAACTTGTTTCTTAATCGCCTTTGTAGCAGCACCTCCTGTAGACATCGACGGAATTCGTGAGCCTGTAGCAGGATCACTAATTTACGGCAACAACATTATTTCTGGTGCAGTAGTACCTTCCTCTAACGCAATTGGTTTACACTTCTACCCAATTTGGGAAGCAGCTTCTCTAGATGAGTGGTTGTATAACGGTGGCCCTTACCAATTGATTATTTTCCACTTCTTGATCGGTGTATTCTGTTACATGGGTCGTCAGTGGGAATTATCCTACCGTTTAGGAATGCGTCCTTGGATATGTGTAGCATATTCCGCGCCAGTATCAGCAGCAACAGCAGTATTCCTAATCTACCCATTAGGACAAGGAAGTTTTTCCGATGGAATGCCTTTAGGTATCTCTGGTACATTCAACTTCATGTTAGTGTTCCAAGCAGAACATAACATCCTAATGCACCCCTTCCACATGTTGGGAGTAGCAGGTGTATTCGGCGGTTCATTATTCTCGGCTATGCACGGATCTCTAGTAACTTCTTCCTTGGTACGTGAAACTACTGAGACTGAATCACAAAACTACGGTTACAAATTCGGACAAGAAGAAGAAACCTACAACATCGTAGCAGCACACGGATACTTTGGTCGTCTAATATTCCAATACGCATCCTTCAACAACAGCCGTTCATTGCACTTCTTCTTAGGTGCATGGCCTGTAATCGGAATCTGGTTTACAGCAATGGGTATTTCAACCATGGCGTTTAACCTTAACGGATTCAACTTCAACCAGTCTATTATGGACAGTCAAGGACGTGTAGTAAACACTTGGGCAGACATTCTCAACAGAGCTAACCTCGGTTTTGAAGTAATGCACGAGCGTAACGCACACAACTTCCCATTAGACTTAGCAAGTGGCGAAACAGCACCTGTAGCATTAACTGCTCCTGCTATCAATGGTTAA
- a CDS encoding thioredoxin — protein MAVKKQFSSFQEMLDNSDLPILVDFYATWCGPCQMMSPILEQVGANLRDRLQVVKIDTDKYPKLATKYQIEALPTLVLFKNGQPAERIEGVLQAPQLIQHLSNLV, from the coding sequence ATGGCAGTTAAAAAGCAATTCTCTAGTTTTCAAGAAATGTTAGACAATTCCGATCTTCCTATTTTGGTAGATTTTTATGCAACCTGGTGTGGTCCTTGTCAGATGATGAGTCCGATTTTAGAACAAGTAGGAGCTAATTTGCGCGATCGCCTACAGGTGGTTAAAATTGATACTGATAAATATCCTAAACTAGCTACTAAATATCAAATTGAAGCTTTACCCACTTTAGTTTTATTTAAAAACGGTCAACCAGCAGAAAGAATTGAAGGTGTTCTACAAGCTCCACAATTAATTCAACACTTAAGTAATTTAGTTTAA
- a CDS encoding 3-oxoacyl-[acyl-carrier protein] reductase: protein MELLPENLQYLKDQVAIVTGASRGIGKAAALALANQGAKVVINYARSSEAAESIVQEISAAGGEAIARRADVSKSEEVDNLIKQTLDAFGRIDVLVNNAGITQDTLLLRMKLEQWQAVIDLNLTGVFLCTKAVSKIMLKQRSGRIINIASVAGQMGNPGQANYSAAKAGVIGFTKTVAKELANRGVTVNAVAPGFIETDMTHDLKSDEIIKFIPLGRYGKPEEVAGTIRFLAADPAAAYITGQVFNVDGGMVMA, encoded by the coding sequence ATGGAATTATTACCAGAAAATCTACAATATTTAAAAGATCAAGTAGCAATAGTTACAGGGGCTTCTAGGGGCATTGGGAAAGCAGCAGCTTTAGCTTTAGCTAATCAAGGAGCAAAAGTTGTTATTAACTATGCTCGCTCAAGTGAAGCAGCAGAATCAATAGTTCAAGAAATTAGTGCAGCAGGAGGAGAAGCTATCGCCAGAAGAGCAGATGTTTCTAAAAGTGAGGAAGTAGATAACCTAATTAAACAAACCCTTGATGCGTTTGGCAGGATTGATGTATTAGTAAATAATGCAGGCATTACCCAAGATACTCTTTTATTGCGCATGAAGCTAGAGCAATGGCAAGCAGTAATCGACTTAAATTTAACTGGCGTATTTTTATGCACTAAAGCAGTAAGTAAGATTATGCTTAAACAACGTAGTGGCAGAATCATTAATATAGCTTCCGTTGCAGGACAGATGGGCAACCCAGGACAGGCTAATTATAGTGCAGCCAAAGCAGGGGTTATAGGCTTTACAAAAACTGTAGCTAAAGAATTAGCTAATCGTGGTGTGACTGTTAATGCGGTTGCGCCTGGATTTATCGAGACTGATATGACTCACGATCTCAAGTCCGATGAGATCATTAAATTTATACCTTTAGGACGTTATGGTAAACCAGAAGAAGTCGCTGGTACAATTCGCTTTTTAGCAGCAGATCCCGCAGCAGCTTATATTACAGGTCAAGTATTTAACGTTGATGGTGGTATGGTAATGGCGTAG
- a CDS encoding maltose transacetylase — protein sequence MKEKTEREKMLDGELYLATDEELVIMQTKASQLLHDFNFSQPHQVDLRKNIIFRLFGKIGSNYLIRPPFHCDYGCHIFAGDNLYINYDCTILDCNSVHLGNNVLLAPKVQIYTAYHPTNPEVRLSGQELAAPVTIGDNVWLGGGVIICPGISIGSNVTIGAGSVVTKNVPDGVIAAGNPCRVIKNNL from the coding sequence ATGAAAGAAAAAACCGAGAGAGAAAAAATGCTAGATGGGGAGTTGTATTTAGCAACCGATGAAGAATTAGTCATAATGCAGACTAAAGCATCTCAATTACTCCACGACTTCAATTTTTCTCAACCTCATCAAGTGGATCTGCGAAAAAATATTATTTTCCGTCTGTTTGGTAAAATCGGTTCTAATTATCTAATTAGACCTCCATTCCATTGCGATTACGGTTGTCATATTTTTGCTGGCGACAATTTATATATTAATTACGATTGTACAATTCTTGATTGTAATAGCGTGCATTTAGGAAACAATGTTTTACTAGCACCAAAAGTTCAAATTTATACTGCTTACCACCCCACAAATCCAGAAGTTAGATTATCTGGTCAGGAATTAGCAGCACCTGTTACTATTGGTGATAATGTTTGGCTTGGTGGTGGTGTAATAATCTGTCCTGGAATTTCTATCGGCTCAAATGTAACTATTGGTGCAGGTAGTGTCGTAACTAAGAATGTCCCAGATGGTGTTATTGCTGCTGGTAATCCTTGCCGAGTAATTAAAAACAACCTGTAA
- a CDS encoding GCN5-related N-acetyltransferase: MDCSHIQFCIDKSRVDILQLQRLFAKTAFWARERKVEDLEIAIANSNPIVTVWDKKRLIGFARATSDGIYRAAIWDVVIDPDYQGVGLGRKLVQTVLSHPLVNKVERVYLTTTHQQSFYERIGFKQNETTTMVLYNKSEPSDDLARRLQEQLPVTIDNW, from the coding sequence ATGGATTGTAGTCATATTCAGTTTTGTATCGATAAATCAAGGGTAGATATATTACAATTACAACGCTTATTTGCGAAAACTGCTTTCTGGGCGCGAGAACGAAAAGTTGAAGATCTCGAAATTGCGATCGCTAATAGTAATCCGATTGTGACTGTTTGGGATAAAAAACGTTTAATTGGTTTTGCTAGAGCTACCTCCGATGGTATCTATCGTGCTGCAATTTGGGATGTAGTTATTGATCCTGATTATCAAGGAGTAGGTTTAGGGCGCAAGTTAGTACAAACTGTTTTATCTCATCCTTTAGTTAATAAAGTTGAAAGAGTTTATTTAACCACTACTCATCAACAAAGTTTTTACGAGCGCATTGGCTTTAAACAGAATGAAACTACGACTATGGTGTTGTATAACAAGTCTGAACCTTCCGATGATTTAGCTCGACGATTACAAGAACAATTACCTGTTACCATTGATAATTGGTAA